Proteins encoded within one genomic window of Formosa agariphila KMM 3901:
- a CDS encoding PH domain-containing protein, protein MTIYKSKFGYETIILLTLILVCTLGFMIYNNEPVEAMLTVGGVFALVYTFCLYISFKTKYTIADEGTLKLTCGFLYSKTYDIQKITSISESNNLMSSPAPSIDRLELSYAKYDLIIVSPKDQIGFANLLKSLNPNIVNKLIG, encoded by the coding sequence ATGACGATATACAAATCTAAATTTGGTTACGAAACCATCATACTTTTAACCTTAATTCTAGTTTGTACTTTAGGGTTTATGATTTATAATAATGAACCCGTTGAGGCAATGTTAACAGTTGGAGGTGTCTTTGCGCTAGTATATACATTTTGTTTGTATATAAGTTTTAAAACCAAGTATACTATCGCCGATGAAGGCACATTAAAATTAACCTGCGGATTTTTATATTCTAAAACTTACGATATACAAAAAATTACATCTATATCTGAAAGCAATAATCTAATGTCGTCTCCGGCACCTTCTATAGACAGACTTGAACTTAGTTATGCTAAGTACGATTTAATTATTGTATCTCCTAAAGACCAAATAGGCTTTGCTAACTTATTGAAAAGTTTAAATCCCAATATTGTAAATAAATTAATTGGATAA